From the genome of Pseudomonas sp. gcc21, one region includes:
- the rpmJ gene encoding 50S ribosomal protein L36, whose amino-acid sequence MKVAASVKKLCRNCKLVRRNGSVRVICSAEPRHKQRQG is encoded by the coding sequence ATGAAAGTTGCAGCATCAGTCAAGAAGCTTTGCCGTAACTGCAAATTGGTCCGTCGCAATGGTAGCGTCCGGGTCATTTGCAGTGCTGAGCCCCGTCACAAGCAGCGTCAAGGTTAA